A single window of Paenibacillus sp. SYP-B4298 DNA harbors:
- a CDS encoding TetR/AcrR family transcriptional regulator, whose amino-acid sequence MSNKTRSATREARMNAILDAATELLVEKPTSSLHEIAEHAKIGIATLHRYVESREQLLLKLGLRAIEVVGETVRQIPTEEEELNNYIPRLIEALIPLGDKIHFLIHHSSLAYNSELEAAEAKLMEPLSQIIGRLQERGYFRQDMTKEWILNVMYWMLFVTWQEVQSGRLARNAAASLMLETVFSGVGMQGHSRTLTP is encoded by the coding sequence ATGAGCAATAAAACCAGAAGCGCGACCAGGGAAGCGCGAATGAATGCAATTCTTGATGCGGCTACCGAACTGCTTGTGGAAAAGCCGACATCTTCCCTTCATGAGATTGCGGAACACGCCAAGATCGGGATTGCGACACTGCATCGTTATGTGGAGAGCCGCGAGCAGTTGCTGCTGAAGCTGGGCCTGCGCGCGATTGAGGTAGTAGGCGAAACCGTCCGTCAGATTCCAACGGAGGAGGAGGAGCTGAACAACTATATTCCGCGACTCATTGAAGCTCTTATCCCTCTGGGGGATAAAATTCACTTCCTCATTCACCACTCCTCACTGGCATATAATTCGGAGCTGGAAGCAGCCGAGGCCAAGCTGATGGAGCCTCTCAGCCAGATCATCGGACGGCTGCAGGAGAGAGGCTATTTCAGGCAGGATATGACGAAGGAGTGGATTCTGAATGTGATGTACTGGATGCTGTTTGTCACATGGCAGGAGGTCCAGTCCGGGCGACTGGCGCGCAATGCAGCAGCCTCTCTCATGCTGGAGACGGTCTTCAGCGGCGTCGGGATGCAGGGACATTCCCGGACTCTGACTCCCTAG